One Cynocephalus volans isolate mCynVol1 chromosome 7, mCynVol1.pri, whole genome shotgun sequence genomic region harbors:
- the ZSWIM8 gene encoding zinc finger SWIM domain-containing protein 8 isoform X5, with the protein MPGHNASAVCLRAPVSESLSRLQRDQLQKFAQYLISELPQQILPTAQRLLDELLSSQSTAINTVCGAPDPTAGPSASDQSTWYLDESTLTDNIKKTLHKFCGPSPVVFSDVNSMYLSSTEPPAAAEWACLLRPLRGREPEGVWNLLSIVREMFKRRDSNAAPLLEILTDQCLTYEQITGWWYSVRTSASHSSASGHTGRSNGQSEVAAHACASMCDEMVTLWRLAVLDPALSPQRRRELCAQLRQWQLKVIENVKRGQHKKTLERLFPGFRPAVEACYFNWEEAYPLPGVTYSGTDRKLALCWARTLPPRPGAPRCGGLEESRDRPRPLPAEPAVRPKESGAKRKGLGEAVPLSQRGPRRLSAEGGDKALNKMGPGGGKAKSLGGAGSGGKGSAGGGNKRRLSSEDSSLEPDLAEMSLDDSSLALGAEASTFGGFPESPPPCPPPGGSRGPSTFLPEPPDTYEEDGGVYFSEGPEPPTASAGPPGLLPGEICTRDDLPSTDESGNGLPQTKEAVPAVGEEEDDDYQAYYLNAQDGAGGEEEKAEGGTGEEHDLFAGLKPLEQESRMEVLFACAEALHAHGYSSEASRLTVELAQDLLANPPDLKVEPPPAKGKKNKVSTSRQTWVATNTLTKAAFLLTVLSERPEHHNLAFRVGMFALELQRPPASTKALEVKLAYQESEVAALLKKIPLGPSEMSTMRCRAEELREGTLCDYRPVLPLMLASFIFDVLCAPVVSPTGSRPPSRNWNNEMPGDEELGFEAAVAALGMKTTVSEAEHPLLCEGTRREKGDLALALMITYKDDQAKLKKILDKLLDRESQTHKPQTLSSFYSSSRPATASQRSPSKHGGPSAPGALQPLTSGSAGPAQPGSVAGAGPGPTEGFTEKNVPESSPHSPCEGLPSEAALTPRPEGKVPSRLALGSRGGYNGRGWGSPGRPKKKHTGMASIDSSAPETTSDSSPTLSRRPLRGGWAPTSWGRGQDSDSISSSSSDSLGSSSSSGSRRASASGGARAKTVEVGRYKGRRPESHAPHVPNQPSEAAAHFYFELAKTVLIKAGGNSSTSIFTHPSSSGGHQGPHRNLHLCAFEIGLYALGLHNFVSPNWLSRTYSSHVSWITGQAMEIGSAALTILVECWDGHLTPPEVASLADRASRARDSNMVRAAAELALSCLPHAHALNPNEIQRALVQCKEQDNLMLEKACMAVEEAAKGGGVYPEVLFEVAHQWFWLYEQTAGGSSTAREGATSCSANGIRAVGEAGRGLPEGRGGPGTEPVTVAAAAVTAAATVVPVISVGSSLYPGPGLGHGHSPGLHPYTALQPHLPCSPQYLTHPAHPAHPMPHMPRPAVFPVPSSAYPQGVHPAFLGAQYPYSVTPPSLAATAVSFPVPSMAPITVHPYHTEPGLPLPTSVACELWGQGAVSSVHPASTFPAIQGASLPALTTQPSPLVSGGFPPPEEETHSQPVNPHSLHHLHAAYRVGMLALEMLGRRAHNDHPNNFSRCPPYTDDVKWLLGLAAKLGDRHGDAAAAEPCSCPQPPACPGLPPTGAALPAGLHAVHPPPLDSPDPCRLRRLCECDSQCPQRLLPDTHGHDAIQRHPAEPQAQQTDQGAVAAGLTRDDHLLPLSLAPLGPYTGTEACGYGDPSHRGNETWLDRSSPLSSLVAQTDSCSWSVAWGQDVSDPTSLGLGETALSGRGHWVASGIYLAFINI; encoded by the exons ATGCCTGGCCACAAT GCTTCCGCAGTCTGCCTGCGGGCCCCAGTCTCAGAGTCCCTGTCTCGGCTACAGAGGGACCAGCTGCAGAAGTTTGCTCAGTACCTCATCAGTGAGCTCCCTCAGCAG ATCCTCCCCACAGCCCAGCGTCTCCTGGATGAACTCCTCTCCTCCCAGTCAACAGCCATCAATACAGTGTGTGGAGCCCCAG ACCCCACAGCAGGGCCCTCAGCCTCGGACCAGAGTACTTGGTATTTGGATGAATCAACACTCACCGACAACATCAAGAAGACACTACACAAGTTCTGTGGCCCCTCCCCTGTGGTCTTCAG TGATGTGAACTCCATGTATCTGTCTTCCACGGAGCCTCCAGCCGCTGCTGAATGGGCGTGTCTGCTGCGCCCTCTGAGGGGCCGCGAGCCAGAGGGTGTCTGGAACCTGCTTAGCATTGTGCGGGAGATGTTCAAGCGGAGGGACAGCAATGCTGCCCCCTTGTTGGAAATCCTCACTGATCAGTGCCTCACCTATGAACAG ATAACAGGTTGGTGGTACAGCGTGCGCACCTCAGCCTCACACAGCAGTGCCAGTGGGCATACAGGCCGTAGCAATGGGCAGTCAGAGGTGGCAGCCCATGCATGTGCCAGCATGTGTGACGAGATGGTCACACTGTGGAGACTGGCTGTGCTGGACCCTGCACTCAGCCCCCAGCG CCGCCGTGAGCTATGCGCACAGCTCCGCCAGTGGCAACTGAAGGTGATTGAGAATGTAAAGCGAGGACAACACAAAAAGACCCTGGAGCGGCTCTTCCCTGGCTTCCGGCCTGCAGTGGAGGCCTGCTACTTTAACTGGGAAGAGGCCTACCCCCTTCCGGGTGTCACCTACAGTGGCACTGACCGGAAGctggcactgtgctgggcccGGACCCTGCCCCCTCGGCCAGGAGCCCCCCGCTGTGGGGGCTTGGAAGAATCCCGGGACCGGCCCCGACCTCTTCCTGCTGAGCCAGCTGTGCGGCCTAAGGAGTCTGGGGCCAAGCGCAAGGGATTGGGTGAGGCGGTCCCCTTGTCACAGCGAGGTCCCCGCCGCCTCTCTGCTGAAGGGGGCGATAAGGCTCTGAATAAGATGGGTCCAGGTGGGGGCAAAGCCAAGTCACTGGGGGGGGCTGGCAGTGGTGGCAAGGGCTCAGCAGGCGGCGGGAACAAGCGACGGCTGAGCAGTGAAGACAGCTCCCTGGAGCCAGATCTGGCGGAGATGAGCCTGGATGACAGCAGCCTGGCCCTGGGTGCAGAGGCCAGCACTTTTGGCGGATTCCCTGAGAGCCCTCCACCCTGTCCTCCCCCTGGTGGCTCCCGAGGCCCTTCCACCTTCCTTCCTGAGCCCCCAGATACTTATGAAGAAGATGGTGGCGTGTACTTCTCAGAGGGGCCTGAGCCTCCCACAGCTTCTGCTGGCCCCCCTGGCCTACTGCCTGGGGAGATCTGTACCCGGGATGACCTCCCTTCCACAGATGAGAGTGGCAATGGGCTCCCCCAAACCAAAGAGGCAGTCCCTGCAGTTGGAGAGGAGGAGGATGATGACTACCAGGCATATTATCTGAATGCCCAGGACGGGGCTGGGGGCGAGGAGGAGAAGGCCGAGGGTGGGACTGGGGAGGAGCACGACCTGTTTGCTGGGCTGAAGCCACTGGAACAGGAGAGCCGCATGGAG GTACTGTTTGCTTGTGCTGAGGCCCTGCATGCGCACGGCTATAGTAGTGAGGCCTCCCGCCTCACTGTGGAACTTGCCCAGGACCTGCTGGCCAACCCACCTGACCTCAAGGTAGAGCCGCCCCCTGCCAAG GGCAAGAAGAACAAGGTATCCACGAGCCGTCAGACCTGGGTGGCTACCAACACCCTGACCAAGGCAGCCTTCCTGTTGACGGTGCTTAGTGAGCGCCCAGAGCACCACAACCTGGCCTTCCGAGTTGGCATGTTTGCCTTGGAGTTACAGCGGCCCCCGGCTTCTACCAAAGCCTTGGAG GTGAAGCTGGCATACCAGGAGTCAGAGGTGGCTGCCCTGCTCAAGAAGATCCCTCTGGGTCCGAGTGAAATGAGTACCATGCGGTGCCGGGCAGAGGAGCTTCGGGAGGGGACACTGTGTGACTATCGGCCTGTGTTGCCCCTCATGTTGGCCAGTTTCATCTTTGACGTTCTCTGTGCTCCAG TGGTTTCTCCCACGGGTTCCCGGCCCCCTAGTCGCAACTGGAACAATGAGATGCCTGGGGATGAGGAACTGGGATTTGAAGCAGCAGTTGCTGCCTTAG GCATGAAGACAACAGTAAGTGAAGCAGAACATCCCCTCCTATGTGAAGGCACACGTCGGGAGAAGGGTGACCTGGCATTAGCACTAATGATCACTTACAAGGACGACCAGGCCAAGCTCAAGAAG ATCTTAGACAAACTCTTGGACCGAGAGAGCCAGACTCACAAGCCGCAGACACTGAGTTCTTTCTACTCATCTAGCCGCCCAGCCACAGCTAGCCAGAGGTCTCCTTCAAAACACGGGGGCCCATCTGCCCCAGGGGCCCTTCAACCACTGACCTCAGGCTCTGCAGGGcctgctcagccagggagtgtgGCAGGGGCTGGGCCAGGTCCCACTGAGGGCTTCACAGAGAAGAATGTGCCTG AGAGTTCCCCACATTCCCCCTGTGAGGGTCTCCCATCTGAGGCAGCCTTGACCCCAAGGCCGGAGGGGAAGGTTCCCAGCCGCCTGGCACTTGGCAGTCGTGGAGGCTACAATGGACGGGGCTGGGGCTCCCCAGGGCGGCCTAAGAAGAAGCACACAG GCATGGCCAGTATTGACAGCAGTGCCCCCGAGACAACATCGGACAGCTCCCCCACCTTAAGCCGGAGGCCCCTTCGAGGGGGCTGGGCCCCCACCTCCTGGGGTCGAGGACAAGACAGTGACAGCATTAGCAGCTCTTCCTCGGACTCCCTGGGCTCCTCATCCTCCAGTGGAAGTCGCCGGGCCAGTGCCAGTGGAGGGGCCCGGGCAAAGACAGTTGAAGTTGGCAG GTACAAGGGCCGCCGCCCCGAGAGTCATGCTCCCCATGTACCCAATCAGCCATCAGAGGCAGCTGCACACTTCTACTTCGAGCTGGCGAAGACAGTGCTGATCAAGGCGGGGGGCAACAGCAGCACTTCAATTTTCACACATCCATCTTCCTCAGGGGGCCACCAGGGTCCTCACCGCAACCTGCACCTTTGCGCCTTCGAGATTGGGCTTTATGCCCTTGGCCTGCACAACTTTGTTTCTCCCAACTGGCTCTCACGTACCTATTCTTCCCACGTTTCCTGGATTACAG GCCAGGCAATGGAGATTGGCAGCGCAGCCCTGACTATACTGGTAGAATGCTGGGATGGGCACCTGACACCCCCTGAGGTTGCATCCCTGGCTGACAGGGCATCTCGTGCACGAGACTCCAATATGGTGAGGGCAGCGGCGGAACTGGCCCTAAGCTGCCTGCCTCATGCCCATGCATTGAACCCCAATGAAATCCAGCGGGCCCTGGTGCAGTGCAAGGAGCAG GATAACCTGATGTTGGAGAAGGCCTGCATGGCAGTGGAAGAGGCGGCTAAGGGTGGGGGCGTGTACCCCGAAGTGTTGTTTGAGGTTGCTCACCAGTGGTTCTGGCTATATGAGCAAACAGCAGGTGGCTCATCCACAGCCCGTGAAGGGGCTACAAGCTGTAGTGCCAATGGGATCAGGGCAGTTGGGGAGGCTGGGCGGGGGCTGCCTGAGGGCAGGGGAGGCCCAGGGACTGAGCCAGTTACAGTGGCAGCGGCAGCAgtgacagcagcagccacagtggTGCCAGTCATctcagtggggtccagtttatatCCGGGTCCAGGACTGGGGCATGGTCACTCCCCTGGCCTGCACCCCTACACTGCTCTACAGCCCCACCTGCCCTGCAGCCCTCAGTACCTCACGCACCCAGCTCACCCCGCCCACCCCATGCCTCATATGCCCCGGCCTGCCGTCTTCCCTGTGCCCAGCTCTGCATACCCACAG GGTGTGCATCCTGCATTCCTGGGGGCTCAGTACCCTTACTCGGTGACTCCTCCCTCACTTGCTGCCACTGCTGTGTCTTTTCCTGTCCCTTCCATGGCACCCATCACAGTACATCCCTACCACACAGAGCCAGGGCTCCCACTGCCCACCAGTGTGGCCTGTGAGTTGTGGGGACAGGGAGCAG TGAGCAGTGTCCATCCAGCATCCACATTTCCAGCCATCCAGGGTGCCTCGCTGCCGGCCCTGACCACACAGCCCAGCCCACTGGTGAGCGGGGGTTTTCCACCACCCGAGGAGGAGACGCACAGTCAACCTGTCAATCCACACAGCCTGCACCATCTGCATGCTGCCTACCGTGTTG GAATGCTGGCACTAGAAATGCTGGGTCGCCGGGCACACAACGATCACCCCAACAACTTCTCCCGCTGCCCCCCCTACACTGATGATGTCAAATGGTTGCTGGGGCTGGCAGCAAAGCTGG GAGATCGTCATGGAGACGCTGCAGCGGCTGAGCCCTGCTCATGCCCACAACCACCTGCGTGCCCCGGCCTTCCACCAACTGGTGCAGCGCTGCCAGCAGGCTTACATGCAG TACATCCACCACCGCTTGATTCACCTGACCCCTGCCGACTACGACGACTTTGTGAATGCGATTCGCAGTGCCCGCAGCGCCTTCTGCCTGACACCCATGGGCATGATGCAATTCAACGACATCCTGCAGAACCTCAAGCGCAGCAAACAGACCAAGGAGCTGTGGCAGCGGGTCTCACTCGAGATGACCACCTTCTCCCCCTGAGTCTGGCCCCGCTAGGGCCCTATACAGGGACAGAGGCCTGTGGCTATGGGGACCCCTCACACAGGGGGAATGAAACTTGGCTGGACAGATCATCTCCACTCAGTTCCCTGGTAGCCCAGACTGACAGCTGCTCTTGGTCTGTAGCTTGGGGCCAAGATGTGTCAGACCCTACAAGCCTAGGGCTGGGGGAAACAGCCCTGTCTGGGAGGGGGCATTGGGTGGCCTCTGGTATTTATTtggcatttataaatatataa
- the ZSWIM8 gene encoding zinc finger SWIM domain-containing protein 8 isoform X2, whose product MELMFAEWEDGERFSFEDSDRFEEDSLCSFISEAESLCQNWRGWRKQSAGPNSPTGGGGGGGSGGSRMRDGLVIPLVELSAKQVAFHIPFEVVEKVYPPVPEQLQLRIAFWSFPENEEDIRLYSCLANGSADEFQRGDQLFRMRAVKDPLQIGFHLSATVVPPQMVPPKGAYNVAVMFDRCRVTSCSCTCGAGAKWCTHVVALCLFRIHNASAVCLRAPVSESLSRLQRDQLQKFAQYLISELPQQILPTAQRLLDELLSSQSTAINTVCGAPDPTAGPSASDQSTWYLDESTLTDNIKKTLHKFCGPSPVVFSDVNSMYLSSTEPPAAAEWACLLRPLRGREPEGVWNLLSIVREMFKRRDSNAAPLLEILTDQCLTYEQITGWWYSVRTSASHSSASGHTGRSNGQSEVAAHACASMCDEMVTLWRLAVLDPALSPQRRRELCAQLRQWQLKVIENVKRGQHKKTLERLFPGFRPAVEACYFNWEEAYPLPGVTYSGTDRKLALCWARTLPPRPGAPRCGGLEESRDRPRPLPAEPAVRPKESGAKRKGLGEAVPLSQRGPRRLSAEGGDKALNKMGPGGGKAKSLGGAGSGGKGSAGGGNKRRLSSEDSSLEPDLAEMSLDDSSLALGAEASTFGGFPESPPPCPPPGGSRGPSTFLPEPPDTYEEDGGVYFSEGPEPPTASAGPPGLLPGEICTRDDLPSTDESGNGLPQTKEAVPAVGEEEDDDYQAYYLNAQDGAGGEEEKAEGGTGEEHDLFAGLKPLEQESRMEVLFACAEALHAHGYSSEASRLTVELAQDLLANPPDLKVEPPPAKGKKNKVSTSRQTWVATNTLTKAAFLLTVLSERPEHHNLAFRVGMFALELQRPPASTKALEVKLAYQESEVAALLKKIPLGPSEMSTMRCRAEELREGTLCDYRPVLPLMLASFIFDVLCAPVVSPTGSRPPSRNWNNEMPGDEELGFEAAVAALGMKTTVSEAEHPLLCEGTRREKGDLALALMITYKDDQAKLKKILDKLLDRESQTHKPQTLSSFYSSSRPATASQRSPSKHGGPSAPGALQPLTSGSAGPAQPGSVAGAGPGPTEGFTEKNVPESSPHSPCEGLPSEAALTPRPEGKVPSRLALGSRGGYNGRGWGSPGRPKKKHTGMASIDSSAPETTSDSSPTLSRRPLRGGWAPTSWGRGQDSDSISSSSSDSLGSSSSSGSRRASASGGARAKTVEVGRYKGRRPESHAPHVPNQPSEAAAHFYFELAKTVLIKAGGNSSTSIFTHPSSSGGHQGPHRNLHLCAFEIGLYALGLHNFVSPNWLSRTYSSHVSWITGQAMEIGSAALTILVECWDGHLTPPEVASLADRASRARDSNMVRAAAELALSCLPHAHALNPNEIQRALVQCKEQDNLMLEKACMAVEEAAKGGGVYPEVLFEVAHQWFWLYEQTAGGSSTAREGATSCSANGIRAVGEAGRGLPEGRGGPGTEPVTVAAAAVTAAATVVPVISVGSSLYPGPGLGHGHSPGLHPYTALQPHLPCSPQYLTHPAHPAHPMPHMPRPAVFPVPSSAYPQGVHPAFLGAQYPYSVTPPSLAATAVSFPVPSMAPITVHPYHTEPGLPLPTSVALSSVHPASTFPAIQGASLPALTTQPSPLVSGGFPPPEEETHSQPVNPHSLHHLHAAYRVGMLALEMLGRRAHNDHPNNFSRCPPYTDDVKWLLGLAAKLGDRHGDAAAAEPCSCPQPPACPGLPPTGAALPAGLHAVHPPPLDSPDPCRLRRLCECDSQCPQRLLPDTHGHDAIQRHPAEPQAQQTDQGAVAAGLTRDDHLLPLSLAPLGPYTGTEACGYGDPSHRGNETWLDRSSPLSSLVAQTDSCSWSVAWGQDVSDPTSLGLGETALSGRGHWVASGIYLAFINI is encoded by the exons ATGGAGCTGATGTTCGCGGAGTGGGAGGACGGAGAGCGCTTCTCATTCGAGGATTCGGACCGCTTTGAGGAGGATTCACTCTGTTCCTTCATTTCCGAGGCCGAGAGCCTCTGCCAGAACTGGCGGGGATGGCGCAAACAGTCAGCGGGGCCCAATTCCCCCACTGGCGGCGGTGGCGGAGGTGGCAGTGGCGGTAGCAGGATGAGAG ATGGACTGGTGATCCCATTGGTAGAGCTGTCAGCAAAGCAGGTGGCATTTCACATCCCCTTTGAAGTGGTGGAGAAAGTTTACCCCCCAGTGCCTGAGCAGCTACAGCTCCGAATTGCTTTTTGGAGCTTCCCTGAGAATGAAGAGGACATCCG GCTATATTCGTGCCTGGCCAATGGCAGTGCAGATGAGTTCCAGCGAGGAGATCAGCTATTCCGCATGAGGGCAGTGAAGGACCCACTGCAGATAG GGTTTCACCTGAGTGCTACAGTGGTGCCACCTCAGATGGTCCCCCCAAAAGGGGCTTACAACGTGGCTGTGATGTTTGACCGCTGCCGGGTCACTTCCTGCAGCTGTACCTGTGGGGCTGGGGCCAAATGGTGCACCCACGTCGTGGCACTCTGTCTCTTCCGCATCCACAAC GCTTCCGCAGTCTGCCTGCGGGCCCCAGTCTCAGAGTCCCTGTCTCGGCTACAGAGGGACCAGCTGCAGAAGTTTGCTCAGTACCTCATCAGTGAGCTCCCTCAGCAG ATCCTCCCCACAGCCCAGCGTCTCCTGGATGAACTCCTCTCCTCCCAGTCAACAGCCATCAATACAGTGTGTGGAGCCCCAG ACCCCACAGCAGGGCCCTCAGCCTCGGACCAGAGTACTTGGTATTTGGATGAATCAACACTCACCGACAACATCAAGAAGACACTACACAAGTTCTGTGGCCCCTCCCCTGTGGTCTTCAG TGATGTGAACTCCATGTATCTGTCTTCCACGGAGCCTCCAGCCGCTGCTGAATGGGCGTGTCTGCTGCGCCCTCTGAGGGGCCGCGAGCCAGAGGGTGTCTGGAACCTGCTTAGCATTGTGCGGGAGATGTTCAAGCGGAGGGACAGCAATGCTGCCCCCTTGTTGGAAATCCTCACTGATCAGTGCCTCACCTATGAACAG ATAACAGGTTGGTGGTACAGCGTGCGCACCTCAGCCTCACACAGCAGTGCCAGTGGGCATACAGGCCGTAGCAATGGGCAGTCAGAGGTGGCAGCCCATGCATGTGCCAGCATGTGTGACGAGATGGTCACACTGTGGAGACTGGCTGTGCTGGACCCTGCACTCAGCCCCCAGCG CCGCCGTGAGCTATGCGCACAGCTCCGCCAGTGGCAACTGAAGGTGATTGAGAATGTAAAGCGAGGACAACACAAAAAGACCCTGGAGCGGCTCTTCCCTGGCTTCCGGCCTGCAGTGGAGGCCTGCTACTTTAACTGGGAAGAGGCCTACCCCCTTCCGGGTGTCACCTACAGTGGCACTGACCGGAAGctggcactgtgctgggcccGGACCCTGCCCCCTCGGCCAGGAGCCCCCCGCTGTGGGGGCTTGGAAGAATCCCGGGACCGGCCCCGACCTCTTCCTGCTGAGCCAGCTGTGCGGCCTAAGGAGTCTGGGGCCAAGCGCAAGGGATTGGGTGAGGCGGTCCCCTTGTCACAGCGAGGTCCCCGCCGCCTCTCTGCTGAAGGGGGCGATAAGGCTCTGAATAAGATGGGTCCAGGTGGGGGCAAAGCCAAGTCACTGGGGGGGGCTGGCAGTGGTGGCAAGGGCTCAGCAGGCGGCGGGAACAAGCGACGGCTGAGCAGTGAAGACAGCTCCCTGGAGCCAGATCTGGCGGAGATGAGCCTGGATGACAGCAGCCTGGCCCTGGGTGCAGAGGCCAGCACTTTTGGCGGATTCCCTGAGAGCCCTCCACCCTGTCCTCCCCCTGGTGGCTCCCGAGGCCCTTCCACCTTCCTTCCTGAGCCCCCAGATACTTATGAAGAAGATGGTGGCGTGTACTTCTCAGAGGGGCCTGAGCCTCCCACAGCTTCTGCTGGCCCCCCTGGCCTACTGCCTGGGGAGATCTGTACCCGGGATGACCTCCCTTCCACAGATGAGAGTGGCAATGGGCTCCCCCAAACCAAAGAGGCAGTCCCTGCAGTTGGAGAGGAGGAGGATGATGACTACCAGGCATATTATCTGAATGCCCAGGACGGGGCTGGGGGCGAGGAGGAGAAGGCCGAGGGTGGGACTGGGGAGGAGCACGACCTGTTTGCTGGGCTGAAGCCACTGGAACAGGAGAGCCGCATGGAG GTACTGTTTGCTTGTGCTGAGGCCCTGCATGCGCACGGCTATAGTAGTGAGGCCTCCCGCCTCACTGTGGAACTTGCCCAGGACCTGCTGGCCAACCCACCTGACCTCAAGGTAGAGCCGCCCCCTGCCAAG GGCAAGAAGAACAAGGTATCCACGAGCCGTCAGACCTGGGTGGCTACCAACACCCTGACCAAGGCAGCCTTCCTGTTGACGGTGCTTAGTGAGCGCCCAGAGCACCACAACCTGGCCTTCCGAGTTGGCATGTTTGCCTTGGAGTTACAGCGGCCCCCGGCTTCTACCAAAGCCTTGGAG GTGAAGCTGGCATACCAGGAGTCAGAGGTGGCTGCCCTGCTCAAGAAGATCCCTCTGGGTCCGAGTGAAATGAGTACCATGCGGTGCCGGGCAGAGGAGCTTCGGGAGGGGACACTGTGTGACTATCGGCCTGTGTTGCCCCTCATGTTGGCCAGTTTCATCTTTGACGTTCTCTGTGCTCCAG TGGTTTCTCCCACGGGTTCCCGGCCCCCTAGTCGCAACTGGAACAATGAGATGCCTGGGGATGAGGAACTGGGATTTGAAGCAGCAGTTGCTGCCTTAG GCATGAAGACAACAGTAAGTGAAGCAGAACATCCCCTCCTATGTGAAGGCACACGTCGGGAGAAGGGTGACCTGGCATTAGCACTAATGATCACTTACAAGGACGACCAGGCCAAGCTCAAGAAG ATCTTAGACAAACTCTTGGACCGAGAGAGCCAGACTCACAAGCCGCAGACACTGAGTTCTTTCTACTCATCTAGCCGCCCAGCCACAGCTAGCCAGAGGTCTCCTTCAAAACACGGGGGCCCATCTGCCCCAGGGGCCCTTCAACCACTGACCTCAGGCTCTGCAGGGcctgctcagccagggagtgtgGCAGGGGCTGGGCCAGGTCCCACTGAGGGCTTCACAGAGAAGAATGTGCCTG AGAGTTCCCCACATTCCCCCTGTGAGGGTCTCCCATCTGAGGCAGCCTTGACCCCAAGGCCGGAGGGGAAGGTTCCCAGCCGCCTGGCACTTGGCAGTCGTGGAGGCTACAATGGACGGGGCTGGGGCTCCCCAGGGCGGCCTAAGAAGAAGCACACAG GCATGGCCAGTATTGACAGCAGTGCCCCCGAGACAACATCGGACAGCTCCCCCACCTTAAGCCGGAGGCCCCTTCGAGGGGGCTGGGCCCCCACCTCCTGGGGTCGAGGACAAGACAGTGACAGCATTAGCAGCTCTTCCTCGGACTCCCTGGGCTCCTCATCCTCCAGTGGAAGTCGCCGGGCCAGTGCCAGTGGAGGGGCCCGGGCAAAGACAGTTGAAGTTGGCAG GTACAAGGGCCGCCGCCCCGAGAGTCATGCTCCCCATGTACCCAATCAGCCATCAGAGGCAGCTGCACACTTCTACTTCGAGCTGGCGAAGACAGTGCTGATCAAGGCGGGGGGCAACAGCAGCACTTCAATTTTCACACATCCATCTTCCTCAGGGGGCCACCAGGGTCCTCACCGCAACCTGCACCTTTGCGCCTTCGAGATTGGGCTTTATGCCCTTGGCCTGCACAACTTTGTTTCTCCCAACTGGCTCTCACGTACCTATTCTTCCCACGTTTCCTGGATTACAG GCCAGGCAATGGAGATTGGCAGCGCAGCCCTGACTATACTGGTAGAATGCTGGGATGGGCACCTGACACCCCCTGAGGTTGCATCCCTGGCTGACAGGGCATCTCGTGCACGAGACTCCAATATGGTGAGGGCAGCGGCGGAACTGGCCCTAAGCTGCCTGCCTCATGCCCATGCATTGAACCCCAATGAAATCCAGCGGGCCCTGGTGCAGTGCAAGGAGCAG GATAACCTGATGTTGGAGAAGGCCTGCATGGCAGTGGAAGAGGCGGCTAAGGGTGGGGGCGTGTACCCCGAAGTGTTGTTTGAGGTTGCTCACCAGTGGTTCTGGCTATATGAGCAAACAGCAGGTGGCTCATCCACAGCCCGTGAAGGGGCTACAAGCTGTAGTGCCAATGGGATCAGGGCAGTTGGGGAGGCTGGGCGGGGGCTGCCTGAGGGCAGGGGAGGCCCAGGGACTGAGCCAGTTACAGTGGCAGCGGCAGCAgtgacagcagcagccacagtggTGCCAGTCATctcagtggggtccagtttatatCCGGGTCCAGGACTGGGGCATGGTCACTCCCCTGGCCTGCACCCCTACACTGCTCTACAGCCCCACCTGCCCTGCAGCCCTCAGTACCTCACGCACCCAGCTCACCCCGCCCACCCCATGCCTCATATGCCCCGGCCTGCCGTCTTCCCTGTGCCCAGCTCTGCATACCCACAG GGTGTGCATCCTGCATTCCTGGGGGCTCAGTACCCTTACTCGGTGACTCCTCCCTCACTTGCTGCCACTGCTGTGTCTTTTCCTGTCCCTTCCATGGCACCCATCACAGTACATCCCTACCACACAGAGCCAGGGCTCCCACTGCCCACCAGTGTGGCCT TGAGCAGTGTCCATCCAGCATCCACATTTCCAGCCATCCAGGGTGCCTCGCTGCCGGCCCTGACCACACAGCCCAGCCCACTGGTGAGCGGGGGTTTTCCACCACCCGAGGAGGAGACGCACAGTCAACCTGTCAATCCACACAGCCTGCACCATCTGCATGCTGCCTACCGTGTTG GAATGCTGGCACTAGAAATGCTGGGTCGCCGGGCACACAACGATCACCCCAACAACTTCTCCCGCTGCCCCCCCTACACTGATGATGTCAAATGGTTGCTGGGGCTGGCAGCAAAGCTGG GAGATCGTCATGGAGACGCTGCAGCGGCTGAGCCCTGCTCATGCCCACAACCACCTGCGTGCCCCGGCCTTCCACCAACTGGTGCAGCGCTGCCAGCAGGCTTACATGCAG TACATCCACCACCGCTTGATTCACCTGACCCCTGCCGACTACGACGACTTTGTGAATGCGATTCGCAGTGCCCGCAGCGCCTTCTGCCTGACACCCATGGGCATGATGCAATTCAACGACATCCTGCAGAACCTCAAGCGCAGCAAACAGACCAAGGAGCTGTGGCAGCGGGTCTCACTCGAGATGACCACCTTCTCCCCCTGAGTCTGGCCCCGCTAGGGCCCTATACAGGGACAGAGGCCTGTGGCTATGGGGACCCCTCACACAGGGGGAATGAAACTTGGCTGGACAGATCATCTCCACTCAGTTCCCTGGTAGCCCAGACTGACAGCTGCTCTTGGTCTGTAGCTTGGGGCCAAGATGTGTCAGACCCTACAAGCCTAGGGCTGGGGGAAACAGCCCTGTCTGGGAGGGGGCATTGGGTGGCCTCTGGTATTTATTtggcatttataaatatataa